In the genome of Panthera uncia isolate 11264 chromosome B3 unlocalized genomic scaffold, Puncia_PCG_1.0 HiC_scaffold_1, whole genome shotgun sequence, one region contains:
- the LOC125909627 gene encoding granzyme B-like — translation MQPLLLLLAFFLPSRAKAGEIIGGHEAKPHSRPYMAYLWIQNREVCSKCGGFLIQEKFVLTAAHCWGSSINITLGAHNIKKQEKTQQIIPVRRAIPHPDYNPKNYSNDIMLLQLVKKAKLTAAVRPLGLPKGKDRVRLGQVCSVAGWGQMATGRYPDTLQEVELIMQEDQECKSRFPNYYNHKTQLCVGDPKEKKSSFQGDSGGPLLCNNVAQGIVSYGPKDGAPPRAYTKVTSFLPWIKKTMRGLFLQEPDYLL, via the exons ctgccttctagGGCAAAGGCAG GGGAGATCATCGGGGGACATGAGGCCAAGCCCCACTCCCGGCCCTACATGGCATATCTGTGGATCCAGAATAGGGAGGTGTGCAGTAAGTGTGGTGGGTTCCTGATACAAGAGAAGTTCGTGCTGACAGCCGCTCACTGCTGGGGAAG CTCCATCAACATCACCCTGGGGGCCCACAACATCAAGAAGCAGGAGAAGACCCAGCAGATCATCCCCGTGAGAAGAGCCATCCCCCACCCAGACTATAATCCAAAGAACTACTCCAACGACATCATGTTACTGCAG CTGGTGAAAAAGGCCAAGCTGACTGCAGCTGTGAGGCCCCTGGGCCTGCCCAAAGGCAAGGACAGGGTGAGGCTGGGACAGGTGTGCAGTGTGGCCGGCTGGGGACAGATGGCCACGGGAAGATACCCAGACACACTGCAGGAGGTAGAGCTGATCATGCAGGAGGATCAGGAGTGCAAATCCCGCTTCCCCAATTATTACAACCACAAAACTCAGCTCTGTGTGGGAGACCCAAAGGAAAAGAAGTCTTCCTTTCAG GGGGACTCTGGGGGCCCTCTCCTGTGTAACAATGTGGCTCAGGGCATCGTCTCCTATGGACCAAAAGATGGGGCACCTCCACGGGCCTACACTAAAGTCACAAGTTTCCTGCCCTGGATAAAGAAAACGATGAGAGGCCTCTTCCTGCAGGAACCAGACTATTTGCTCTGA